The nucleotide window CTCCTTCACCCAGGTCGCCAAGATCTGAGGCGCCCCGCATCCCCGCCGCAGCCTCCCTGCGGGCCGCGGCGGGGCAGGGGCGGGAGCCGAGGATCACAGCTCGGCTCCTGTGAAACCGCGCACCGAGCGCCCTGAGGAGTCCCGGGCGGGGCTACGATGGGCGCTTGTGCGTGCCCACGCATGCATACACTGCACGGCAGGCGTGCAGCATCTTCCGGACACGATAAGGACCCAACTATGGCCCCCAAGAAGAAGGTCGCCGGGCTGATCAAGCTCCAGATCCAGGCCGGCCAGGCCAACCCCGCTCCGCCGATCGGCCCCGCCCTGGGTGCCCAGGGCGTGAACATCATGGAGTTCTGCAAGGCGTACAACGCTGCCACCGAGTCGCAGCGCGGCAACGTCATCCCCGTGGAGATCACCGTCTACGAGGACCGCTCCTTCACCTTCATCACCAAGACCCCGCCGGCCGCCGAGCTCATCAAGAAGGCCGCGGGCATCTCCAAGGGCTCCGCCACCCCGCACAGCGCCAAGGTGGCCTCCCTGAGCGCCGACCAGATCCGTGAGATCGCCGAGTCCAAGATGCCCGACCTCAACGCCAACGACATCGAGGCCGCCTCCAAGATCATCGCCGGCACCGCCCGCTCCATGGGCATCACCGTCGAGGCCTGAGGCACCCCGATCACCCACCGGGGCGCCTGAGGGCGGCCCGGAGCGCGGGCCCAGGGCCCGGCGCACCCACCAACGCCATGAACCACCCGTGGTAGGGCCCAGCGCGGCCCGCCAACCACGACTGCTAAGGAGAAGCAGATGACCAAGCGCAGCAAGGCCTACCGCGCCGCCGCTGAGAAGATCCAGTCCGGAATCCTCTACACGCCGGCCGAGGCCGTCCGCCTGGCCAAGGGCACCACCGTCACGAAGTTCGACTCCACCGTGGACGTCGTCTTCCGCCTGGGCGTGGACCCCCGCAAGGCCGACCAGATGGTCCGAGGCACCGTGTCCCTGCCGCACGGTACCGGTAAGACCGCCCGCGTCCTCGTCTTCGCCCAGGGTGAGCGTGCCCAGCAGGCGCTGGACGCCGGGGCCGACGAGGTCGGTGGCGACGAGCTCATCGAGAAGGTCGCCGCCGGCTACACGGACTTCGACGCCGCCGTGGCCACCCCCGACCTCATGGGCAAGGTCGGCCGCCTGGGCCGCGTCCTGGGCCCCCGCGGCCTCATGCCCAACCCCAAGACCGGCACCGTGACCATGGACGTGGCCAAGGCCGTCACCGACATCAAGGGCGGGCGCATCGAGTTCCGCGTGGACCGCGCCGCCAACCTCCACTTCATCATCGGCAAGGCCGGCTTCACCGAGGACCAGCTGCTGGACAACTTCCAGGCCGCCCTCGATGAGGTCCTGCGCCTCAAGCCTTCGACCTCCAAGGGCCGCTACATCCTCAAGGCCACCATGAGCACCACCATGGGCCCCGGCATCCCGGTGGATGTCACCAAGGCCTGAGGTGCCCTGAGGCCTTTCGGGGCACGGCAGCCGGCGCTCCGAGCCCGCTGATCCGGGCTGCCTCCGCTGCTGAATCGACGCCGTCGGCCGTCTCCCCGCGTGGGAGGCGGCCGACGATGTCTCTCACTACTCCCCGGGGCCTCCCCGTGGAATGGGGTGAGGCATGGGCTCCACACGCCTTTTCCCCGTGGGAACCTGCCCATTTCTCTGTTTCGGTGACCCTTCTACGGTGGTGCCAATTCCTCAAGCCGAGACGGCTGGCGAGGAGTGGCAATCGAGCGCGATGGAGGTTTCGTCATGATGAGGATGACTGGGCGGGCTACTGGGCGAGTACTCGCTGCGATGAGTGCAGCCGGGCTGGCGCTGGGGCTGGCGGGATGCCAGCTCACGGGAGGAGGGGGCGATGATGCGGCCTCGCCACCTCCTGCCTCCGCGGCCAGCAGCGCAGGCGCGGCTACGAGCGGTGCTGGTGGCGAGGGCGGGGGAGCGCCGGGGAATCTCGGCTCCTATGAGACGACCGTTGAAGGGAATGCGGCCACCGTCACCCTCAACTCGGTCGATGGCACGGGGAGCACGATCACCGTCACCTTCACCGTGACGAATAATGACCCGGACGATGACATGTGGGTCTATGAGACCTTCTCCGACGGTGATGACGCCGTTCCGCAAGCCGATGGCAAAGCCTCCCCCGGAGGGGATACGAACAATGCCGACGGCCTCACGCTGACCGAGCCCTCCTCCTCGACGGTCTACCGGGTGGCCTATGACGGTAACGGCGGCTGCCTGTGCTCCGGCCCCTTGACGGAGTATGTGAAGCCGGGGAACTCGCTGGTCCTGCAGGCGACCTTCGCCGGAGTTCCCGCCGAGGCCTCCACAGTCACGGTCGCCATCCCCGGCGGGGGCACCTTCAGCAATGTGACGGTGGCCCGATGAGACCCGGGGTGCTTGGATCATGGGCCCGTGAGTGTCGGGGCCGTCGTAGGAGGGTGCGGTTCTCACTCCTGCCGGGTGTCGCGGCCCTCGCCGTGGGGGCGCTCCTTCCCGCGCCGGGCGTTGCGGTCCCCGCCTCCTCAACGCCTTCAGGCAGCGCTGCCGTCGAGAGGATCCCCCCTGAGAGCACCGGCCCGGCAGTACCCCGAACCGCGGACCTCATTGTGCGCGCGATGGAGCCCATCTCCAGGCAGGGCAGCGTCGATAGCGCGGTCACCTACTCCTCCGACGGCTCGACGACGACGGCCTCCCTGTCCGGGGACGTGAACTTCGACGTCGATTCAGCGACGCTCACCGATCGTGCCAAGCAGGTGCTGGATGAGATCGTCTCGGGGTGGGGCGGCACTCCGCCGGAGTCGGTGGCGGTGGTGGGGCATACGGATTCGGTGGCTGATGATGCGCATAATCAGACGCTGTCTGAGCAGCGGGCGCAGGCGGTGGCCGACTACCTGACCTCCAAGGTGCCCTCGTTGACGGTGGAGTCCTCGGGTAAGGGTGAGAGCGAGCCGGTGGCCAGTGAGACCAAGGAGGACGGCTCGGTCAGTGAGGAGGGCAGGGCTGCCAACCGCCGCGTGGAGATCACCTGGCAGCAGTAGGAGGCATCGTGCGCCGTCGGCCGTCTCCCCGCGTGGGAGGCGGCCGACGGCGTCCCCATGCTCCCCGGGGCCTCCCCGTGGAATGGGGTGAGGCCCGGGCCCTGCACGTTCTTTCCCCGTGGGATCCTGCCCATATGCCCGCAATGGCGGCAGTTCTACGCTGGGAGCAGCGGCGGGCCGCGGGGGCCTGCTCGATCATGGAGGTTCGCGATGATCCGCACGACGATCCGCACTGGCAGGACCACGGAGAGGGCCGAGGGCGGTGGGGCAGCCCGGCGCTGCGCCTTGCCGCTGGGCGGACGACGCCGTCGGCTGCTGGCCGCCGTGAGCGCCGCCGCCCTGGCCACCGGCACGCTGGGCGCCTGCTCCTTCCTCGGAGGCGGCTCGGAGGAGTCCGCCGACGGCGGCTCGCAGCAGGCGTCGAATGCTCCCGCGGCTGTCACCTCCGTGCTGGAGTCCACCCGGGCCTCGGCTGGCTCCACCGAGCCGGTGCCGATCTCTACTGAGCTTCCGGTCCTCGCCTCGCGGGAGACCTCCCAGAATGGGCGATCATTGACGATGACGCTGAACTCGGTGACCGTCTCGGGCGGGGTGACAACCGTCCTGTTCTCCGTGACCAATATGGGTTCTGAAGGCTCTGATCACTGGCAGGTGGGTAGCAACCTCGCCGACGATATCAGCGGTGTGCCCCTCAACGCTGAGGGGGCTGTCAGTAACACCCCTGTACGGGACGATAATGCTGACGGCGTCACTATCATCGACACGGCCAACAGTCAGGTCTACCGGGCCGCCTATGACACTGGGGGCAGCTGCCTGTGCTCCTCGGGGCTGTCGGGCGTATTCGTGGATCCTGGTCAGACAGTGGTCTTCCAGACCAGCTTCGCCGCCCTGCCCGAGGATGTGAGCACCGTGACGGTGACGATCCCGCTGGCCGGCTCCTTCGACAACGTGTCGGTGACGCGATGAGTGCCCCGGGAATCCGCAGAGCACATCGCGGCCTCCTCAGGGGCGCGGGCACCCTGGCGGCCCTGGGGGTCGTCCTGAGTGGGATGGTGGGCCCGGCCTGGGCCGATGACGAGTCCTCCGAGGACCCCAAGGGCGGCGTGGCCACGAGGACCTCAGGATCGGTCACCCACCCGCCGGCCGTTATCGGCGAGGCGATCCCGCCGGCCTCCGTCCGGCCCGATATCGCACCGGTGAGGCAGATCGTCATGCCGAGGATGGACCTCGTCCTGCGCGTGGGCGCCTCCGATGGCGCGGTCACCAAGGACTCCGACGGCACGAAGACCAGGGCGACCCTGTCGGGCGACGTCAACTTCGAGACCGACTCGGCCACCCTCACCGATCGTGCCAAGCAGGTGCTGGATGAGATCGTCTCGGGGTGGGGCGCCACTCCGCCGGAGTCGGTGGCGGTGGTGGGGCATACGGATTCGGTGGCTGATGATGCGCATAATCAGACGCTGTCTGAGCAGCGGGCTCAGGCGGTGGCCGACTATCTGACCTCCAAGGTGCCCTCGTTGACGGTGGAGTCCTCGGGTAGGGGTGAGAGTGAGCCGGTGGCCAGTGAGACCAAGGAGGACGGCTCGGTCAGTGAGGAGGGCAGGGCTGCCAACCGCCGCGTGGAGATCACCTGGCAGCAGTAGGAGGTCCCTCGTTTCGCGAGCCGTCGGCCGTCTCCCCGCGTGGGAGGCGGCCGACGGCATGCCCGGCCCGCTCAACTGATGGCCAAGGCCCAGACCAGCAGGACTCCCGCAATGAGGTAGGGACCCAACGCCACGGAGTCCTTGAGGCGCGCCCTCCTGAACACGATGAAGGCGAGGGCGGCCAGTCCGCCGATGAAAGCCCCCGCCGTCAGCGCCCACAAGGGGGCCAGGAAGGAATAGCCGCCCAGCCAGAGCCCCACCACACCCATGAGCTTGACATCCCCGTAGCCCATGCCGGATCTGATGCGGGAGAGCAGGTAGGTGATGGCGTACGCCAGGGCTGTGGCCCCCAGCCAGGACAATGCGGTGGGGGCATGGGGGCTGGTCGCCAACCGCACCGCGCCGCTGAGGATGGCGAGCAGCGCAGCGATCAAGAGCAGGGCGTCGGGCAGTCGATGGCATACCGCATCCACGGCACCGGCCTGGCAGAGAATCGCAGCGATCGGTGCGGCCAGAAGCCCGTCCATCGGCGCATCGCAGGCAGCTGCCCACCCGATGACGAGGGCTGAGACGACGAGCGCCAGCCCGGTCTGCCATGGTGGGCTCAGGAGCCAGGTGTAGCGGGGCGGCGGATCCTCGACGGCCCGGATGTAGACGCGGCACCATGATGACCCACTCCTGCCCACC belongs to Actinomyces capricornis and includes:
- the rplK gene encoding 50S ribosomal protein L11 gives rise to the protein MAPKKKVAGLIKLQIQAGQANPAPPIGPALGAQGVNIMEFCKAYNAATESQRGNVIPVEITVYEDRSFTFITKTPPAAELIKKAAGISKGSATPHSAKVASLSADQIREIAESKMPDLNANDIEAASKIIAGTARSMGITVEA
- the rplA gene encoding 50S ribosomal protein L1 is translated as MTKRSKAYRAAAEKIQSGILYTPAEAVRLAKGTTVTKFDSTVDVVFRLGVDPRKADQMVRGTVSLPHGTGKTARVLVFAQGERAQQALDAGADEVGGDELIEKVAAGYTDFDAAVATPDLMGKVGRLGRVLGPRGLMPNPKTGTVTMDVAKAVTDIKGGRIEFRVDRAANLHFIIGKAGFTEDQLLDNFQAALDEVLRLKPSTSKGRYILKATMSTTMGPGIPVDVTKA
- a CDS encoding OmpA family protein; translated protein: MEPISRQGSVDSAVTYSSDGSTTTASLSGDVNFDVDSATLTDRAKQVLDEIVSGWGGTPPESVAVVGHTDSVADDAHNQTLSEQRAQAVADYLTSKVPSLTVESSGKGESEPVASETKEDGSVSEEGRAANRRVEITWQQ
- a CDS encoding OmpA family protein; its protein translation is MSAPGIRRAHRGLLRGAGTLAALGVVLSGMVGPAWADDESSEDPKGGVATRTSGSVTHPPAVIGEAIPPASVRPDIAPVRQIVMPRMDLVLRVGASDGAVTKDSDGTKTRATLSGDVNFETDSATLTDRAKQVLDEIVSGWGATPPESVAVVGHTDSVADDAHNQTLSEQRAQAVADYLTSKVPSLTVESSGRGESEPVASETKEDGSVSEEGRAANRRVEITWQQ
- a CDS encoding prepilin peptidase, which gives rise to MSGILTGIAGVLVTALCAVLVGRSGSSWCRVYIRAVEDPPPRYTWLLSPPWQTGLALVVSALVIGWAAACDAPMDGLLAAPIAAILCQAGAVDAVCHRLPDALLLIAALLAILSGAVRLATSPHAPTALSWLGATALAYAITYLLSRIRSGMGYGDVKLMGVVGLWLGGYSFLAPLWALTAGAFIGGLAALAFIVFRRARLKDSVALGPYLIAGVLLVWALAIS